AAATGTCGGTCTCCTCAACGGGACGAAGGTAGAGGTTGGCTTTCGGAGTCTGCGGGCTGATCATGGGGATGGTGCACTTGGTGCTCTCGATGTAGGCGTTGCGAGCCCGCACTCGTCgctcctgctcctcttcttcctcgcgtTTGAGGCGCAACGCCCAGTTGTAGCAGTAACCTTCGACCGTTTCGTGGCAGTGGAGGCGGGATTCTTCGTCGTTCCAATCGAGGCTGGTGGAATGGTCATCGAAATCGGGAATCAAGAGTGACGATTCTCCATCAGGATGGGCAGTACCATCAAAAAAAGCCGGATGGTAGATATCGACATAGCAGCAGATCGTAAGGGTCGTGTCAAGCCAGCGTCGGAACCAATCGCGGAAGGCCTCAAAATTGGAACAAGCACGAGGACGATACTCCCAGTCTGCGTAAAAGGCATCGCCCCAGTTGTGCTCAGCGGGCTGGAGTGCAGTACTTAGATCGCCAGCATCGAGGTCCATTTGAAGACCAACCTCCTGACTGGACGCTTTAAGGACAAGCACCGAATCTGTCGGTTCGGACAAGAGAACGAGCCGTCCATCATCGACAACGGGATAAACCGCCTCAGTCTCTGCATAAGCAGTCCATTGCGCCTGGTACCGTTCAAGTCCAGTTTCAATCTTTGGCCCCAGAGCACCAACAGGTGACTGGACGGACGAATTTCTCTGGGATTTGCCTGGAACAGCACGCCACTTGGAAAGTTCTTGGTAAACCTTGGATTTAGGGTCTGTTCCCGGGCCCTCTCTAACCTTGATCAGGGCTTCGGGGTTCGTAGAAGGCGTATCCAGGTCTTTGAAGCGGTTCTGGTGGGCCTTGACCACAATCTTCTGCTGCAGCCGCTTCAGTTCCTCCAGGGTCTCCTGCGGTGCAGACTTCTGGAGGCCCTTGAGCACGTCGCTGTGAGGCTTGTTCTGCGATGGAATCTCGTCCGCAGAAGGGCGTCTAATATTCGCCTCACTGCTCAGCGGGGCTAGCTCCCTTTTGACAGAGATATCGGTTCTGCTATCCGATCGTCCATTCTGTATGGGGTTTGACGAACATCTGCTCTCGTGTTGAGTGATGTTCTGTTCGAGTACCTGTCGAGGCTTGAGGCCGCTTCCGAACCGCCCACTTATATTGCCTCCAAATCGGCCGTTTCTCAGCATGACTTCATCCGAAGTGTCGGACATCTTGACAAGGGCTGTCTGTGCGTTTTCTGGGCCTGTTAGCCCAAAATGGCTGGAATGATATTGGATAA
This Aspergillus chevalieri M1 DNA, chromosome 3, nearly complete sequence DNA region includes the following protein-coding sequences:
- a CDS encoding GNAT family N-acetyltransferase (COG:S;~EggNog:ENOG410PT52;~InterPro:IPR000182,IPR016181;~PFAM:PF00583;~go_function: GO:0008080 - N-acetyltransferase activity [Evidence IEA]), translated to MDEDQNLWAKIKAAKNHLFTQTGFLQQYRVGPSLTGNFPINHNRPSDPLPTTSIPDTTQKKGTEERKSSITVGENESKNSREPLSGYPSSSVAQSESFTSLSTIVPKALPPGRNGLPPRLIPQSESQKSTLNTTSALPLKEEQPVASHENAQTALVKMSDTSDEVMLRNGRFGGNISGRFGSGLKPRQVLEQNITQHESRCSSNPIQNGRSDSRTDISVKRELAPLSSEANIRRPSADEIPSQNKPHSDVLKGLQKSAPQETLEELKRLQQKIVVKAHQNRFKDLDTPSTNPEALIKVREGPGTDPKSKVYQELSKWRAVPGKSQRNSSVQSPVGALGPKIETGLERYQAQWTAYAETEAVYPVVDDGRLVLLSEPTDSVLVLKASSQEVGLQMDLDAGDLSTALQPAEHNWGDAFYADWEYRPRACSNFEAFRDWFRRWLDTTLTICCYVDIYHPAFFDGTAHPDGESSLLIPDFDDHSTSLDWNDEESRLHCHETVEGYCYNWALRLKREEEEEQERRVRARNAYIESTKCTIPMISPQTPKANLYLRPVEETDISELLDLFNWYIQKSTLTIDVTALVEDEVRERIETAKRERLPFIVAAERRSIHSRDNSSQKILGYALATDTIGDRTAERFTAELEIFVRPEFKRRGIGKCLMDKLLEVCDPTYNPLGGYFFDASFEDRTGYYSGGRRRLARLMFVISYPYEDRKQYKWVHEWLEQDYGFEQQGLLRGTRVKSNRFLCVNYLVRRVGPIDDDIIRN